One genomic region from Mytilus trossulus isolate FHL-02 chromosome 9, PNRI_Mtr1.1.1.hap1, whole genome shotgun sequence encodes:
- the LOC134683576 gene encoding uncharacterized protein LOC134683576, producing MGGVWERMIGVTRRILDAVILTSSSKSLTHESLTTFLAEVTAIINARPIAQISSDPEMPLILSPSMLLTGKQDYLPVITGTYNLKDMYRAQWKHVQVLSDIFWKHWRSDYLRCLQQRRKWHVDKDDIKVGDVILMRDKSIYRGEWPLGIVEEVFKSDDGKVRKARLRIYKEGKAVTYTRPISEMVLLVD from the coding sequence ATGGGAGGAGTGTGGGAAAGGATGATAGGTGTCACACGAAGAATATTAGACGCTGTTATCTTAACTTCTAGTAGTAAAAGTTTGACTCATGAAAGTTTAACAACATTCTTAGCTGAAGTGACCGCTATTATTAACGCAAGACCCATTGCACAGATATCATCAGATCCGGAAATGCCTTTGATTCTAAGTCCATCAATGCTCTTAACTGGAAAACAAGACTACTTACCTGTGATAACGGGCACATACAATCTCAAGGATATGTATCGTGCACAATGGAAACATGTGCAAGTTCTATCAGATATATTCTGGAAGCATTGGAGGTCAGATTATTTACGATGTTTGCAACAGAGACGTAAATGGCACGTTGACAAAGACGATATCAAAGTTGGTGATGTAATTCTTATGAGAGACAAATCTATTTACCGAGGAGAGTGGCCACTAGGCATTGTGGAGGAAGTTTTCAAAAGCGATGATGGAAAAGTACGCAAGGCTCGCCTCCGCATTTACAAGGAAGGAAAAGCTGTTACGTATACTAGACCGATTAGTGAGATGGTTTTATTGGTAGACTGA